From the Cupriavidus necator N-1 genome, one window contains:
- a CDS encoding YncE family protein, whose protein sequence is MKRHALILAVAAPLAVAAPQPQDRVYTADQNSNTVSVINPVSNTLLGQIRLGNARPDVLSPLYKGELNVHGLGFSPDHRTLIAISNGSNSVAFIDTATNKVKGIAYIGRSPHEGFFTADGKEVWVVVRGEDYISVINPVTFRETRRIQTTAGPGMVLFHPAGKLAFVVSSFNPVVDVIDVKAHKVVKRLNVTSPFSPFLQFTPDSREVWMTHKDVGKVTRIDTEKLEVKGVFDTGFITNHLAFARTARGTFAYVTVGGENVVKVFTTEAEPRLAATIPVGALPHGIWAADDSSRIYVGLENGDAVDVIDTATNQVMSRVQVGQAPQALVYVSNAVPGGEGTANLVPRANSDPVNIALRPVNGDAKGFVVARNLGVVDALEVSLFKLKPQTTYSVYVAGQATPVASFRTNAAGMANGTAIGPLREVVTTLSPKSATPAKLIVMEGDAAADPATAVLVSVP, encoded by the coding sequence ATGAAAAGACATGCCCTTATCCTTGCCGTGGCCGCGCCTCTCGCAGTCGCCGCGCCGCAGCCACAGGATCGCGTTTATACCGCTGACCAGAACAGCAACACCGTTTCAGTGATCAATCCGGTGAGCAACACCTTGCTTGGGCAGATCCGCCTCGGCAACGCGCGGCCGGACGTGCTGTCGCCGCTATACAAGGGCGAGCTCAATGTCCATGGTCTTGGCTTCTCGCCTGACCATCGGACCCTGATCGCGATCTCGAACGGCTCGAATTCCGTTGCGTTCATCGATACCGCAACCAACAAAGTCAAGGGCATTGCCTATATCGGCCGCTCACCGCATGAGGGCTTCTTTACCGCGGATGGAAAAGAGGTGTGGGTAGTCGTCCGCGGCGAAGACTATATCTCCGTCATCAACCCGGTGACGTTCCGGGAAACCCGCCGCATCCAGACCACGGCAGGGCCGGGCATGGTGCTGTTCCATCCTGCCGGCAAGCTCGCCTTCGTAGTCTCCAGCTTCAACCCCGTGGTGGATGTCATCGATGTCAAGGCACACAAGGTGGTCAAGCGGCTCAATGTCACCAGCCCGTTTTCACCGTTCCTGCAGTTCACGCCGGACTCCCGCGAGGTATGGATGACGCACAAGGACGTGGGCAAGGTTACCCGCATCGACACCGAAAAACTGGAAGTGAAGGGCGTCTTCGACACCGGCTTCATCACCAATCACCTTGCCTTTGCCAGGACTGCACGCGGCACGTTCGCCTATGTGACGGTGGGCGGCGAAAACGTGGTCAAGGTATTCACAACCGAGGCCGAACCGCGGCTGGCCGCGACCATTCCGGTCGGCGCGCTGCCGCACGGCATCTGGGCTGCCGACGACAGTTCACGCATCTATGTCGGCCTGGAAAACGGCGATGCCGTGGACGTGATCGACACCGCAACGAACCAGGTCATGAGCCGCGTGCAGGTGGGCCAGGCGCCGCAGGCACTGGTCTATGTCTCCAACGCCGTGCCAGGCGGCGAAGGGACCGCGAACCTTGTGCCGAGAGCGAACAGCGATCCGGTCAACATCGCCCTCAGGCCGGTCAATGGCGATGCCAAGGGCTTTGTGGTTGCGCGCAATCTCGGTGTTGTCGACGCGTTGGAAGTATCCCTGTTCAAGCTGAAGCCGCAAACCACCTACAGCGTCTATGTCGCAGGACAGGCCACGCCCGTGGCAAGCTTCCGCACCAATGCGGCCGGCATGGCCAATGGCACCGCCATTGGCCCGCTGCGCGAAGTCGTGACGACGCTTTCGCCAAAGAGCGCCACCCCAGCGAAGCTGATCGTCATGGAGGGCGATGCGGCGGCGGATCCGGCTACGGCGGTGTTGGTGAGCGTGCCGTGA
- the chrA gene encoding chromate efflux transporter encodes MPPSPAQDTNRAADAATRGTVPEVLRTFLKLGLTSFGGPIAHLGYFRTEFVERRRWLDDKSYSDLVALCQFLPGPASSQVGMALGLQRAGWLGALAAWAGFTLPSAIALVLFAFGVARWSGVADSGAVHGLKVAAVAVVAQAVWGMARSLCPDRLRAGIAVAAALLVLAVPGAVGQIAAIVLGGLVARWTLQLNHLPPAQHLNYGVSRRVGVLLLALFAVLLVLLPALAAVTGSMTVSAVSVFYQAGALVFGGGHVVLPLLQAGVVPPGWVGNDAFLAGYGAAQAVPGPLFTFAAYLGALSPAPLGGWVGALVLLLAIFAPAFLLVAGALPFWESLRQRDGVQSAMGGINASVVGVLAAALYDPVWTSAIHSKADFGLALAAFGLLVYGRVSPVLVVAGAALGGWILAL; translated from the coding sequence ATGCCCCCCAGCCCCGCTCAGGACACAAACCGCGCCGCTGACGCCGCAACACGTGGCACGGTTCCAGAGGTTCTTCGGACGTTCCTGAAACTTGGCCTGACTTCGTTCGGCGGCCCGATCGCGCACCTGGGTTACTTCCGCACCGAATTCGTGGAGCGCCGCCGCTGGCTGGACGACAAGAGCTACTCGGACCTGGTCGCGCTATGTCAATTCCTGCCGGGACCTGCCAGCAGCCAGGTTGGCATGGCGCTGGGGCTGCAGCGGGCGGGCTGGCTTGGCGCGCTGGCCGCCTGGGCGGGCTTTACCCTGCCCTCCGCGATTGCACTTGTCCTGTTTGCCTTCGGCGTTGCGCGCTGGTCCGGCGTAGCGGATTCCGGGGCAGTCCACGGCCTGAAGGTGGCGGCCGTGGCAGTTGTCGCACAGGCGGTATGGGGCATGGCCAGGTCGCTGTGTCCGGACCGGCTGCGCGCGGGCATCGCGGTCGCGGCCGCGCTTCTGGTCCTCGCGGTGCCAGGTGCGGTGGGCCAGATTGCTGCCATTGTGCTGGGTGGCCTGGTTGCGCGCTGGACCTTGCAGCTGAACCATCTGCCTCCTGCCCAGCATCTCAACTACGGTGTGAGTCGCCGGGTCGGCGTTCTGCTTCTCGCGCTGTTCGCCGTGCTGCTGGTGCTGCTCCCGGCCCTTGCCGCTGTGACCGGCTCCATGACGGTGTCGGCCGTGTCGGTCTTCTATCAGGCCGGAGCGCTGGTTTTCGGGGGGGGGCATGTCGTACTGCCGCTGCTGCAGGCTGGCGTGGTGCCCCCTGGCTGGGTCGGCAATGATGCATTCCTGGCGGGCTACGGTGCAGCACAAGCTGTTCCGGGCCCCCTGTTCACCTTTGCCGCGTACCTCGGGGCGCTCTCCCCCGCGCCATTGGGTGGATGGGTGGGCGCGCTGGTACTGCTTCTCGCGATCTTTGCGCCGGCGTTTCTGCTGGTGGCCGGCGCATTGCCATTCTGGGAAAGCCTGCGCCAGCGCGATGGGGTGCAGAGCGCGATGGGTGGCATCAATGCATCCGTGGTTGGCGTCTTGGCCGCCGCGCTGTACGACCCCGTATGGACCAGCGCGATTCACTCGAAGGCGGATTTCGGCCTGGCGCTGGCGGCCTTCGGCCTGCTCGTCTACGGCCGCGTGTCCCCCGTGCTGGTGGTGGCTGGCGCGGCGCTGGGCGGATGGATCCTGGCGCTCTAG
- a CDS encoding c-type cytochrome, whose amino-acid sequence MKAMLLSLILVTGNALADEASIRIKDGAGKDKVMANCISCHSIDYIPMNSVFLDRNGWTATVNKMVKAFGAPIKDEDIPQIVDYLSRYYGKG is encoded by the coding sequence ATGAAAGCCATGCTGCTCAGCCTCATCCTGGTGACGGGCAATGCGCTGGCCGATGAGGCGAGCATCAGGATCAAGGACGGTGCCGGCAAGGACAAGGTCATGGCCAACTGCATCAGCTGCCATAGCATCGACTACATCCCGATGAACTCGGTCTTCCTCGATCGCAACGGCTGGACCGCCACGGTGAACAAGATGGTCAAGGCGTTCGGCGCCCCCATCAAGGACGAAGACATCCCTCAGATCGTGGACTACCTCAGCCGGTACTATGGCAAGGGATGA
- a CDS encoding molybdopterin-dependent oxidoreductase, which translates to MTTRRAFLKRGAGLLAAGTGPLLPAPLFAAIADMPPELPEGARESAVLDALPGKLPLIKRTYRPPNYETPLAYFGEAFTPNNAFFVRYHLASIPEVNEADWRLRIGGEAATSPFELTLSQLKKDFEPFEVAAVCQCSGNRRGLFQPHVPGVEWGPGAMGNAKWRGARLRDVLAKAGIGKDAVEIAFDGADRPVIAQTPDFVKSIPAWKAMEESALIAWEMNGAPLPHWNGYPARIVVPGWTATYWVKHIVSINALAKPLSGFWMNPAYRIPKGKFPQVDRFVSQETDVNMPITEMVVNSLLTNPLPGQRIRRGTVLEVKGIAWDGGYGIYRVEVSTDGGRSWQASELGPEHGRYAFRLFSLRFTPGKSGKLAVMARAINRAGATQTFELIHNPAGYHHNVVQRVEVEIV; encoded by the coding sequence ATGACCACACGCAGAGCGTTTCTCAAGCGCGGAGCCGGACTGCTGGCCGCCGGCACTGGGCCATTGCTGCCGGCACCGCTTTTCGCGGCGATCGCAGACATGCCGCCCGAACTGCCTGAAGGCGCGCGGGAATCAGCGGTGTTGGACGCGCTGCCGGGCAAGCTGCCACTCATCAAGCGGACTTACCGGCCACCGAACTACGAAACGCCACTGGCATATTTCGGTGAGGCCTTCACCCCCAACAATGCATTCTTCGTGCGCTATCACCTCGCTTCCATTCCCGAGGTGAACGAGGCCGACTGGCGGCTGCGAATTGGCGGAGAGGCGGCCACAAGTCCGTTCGAGCTGACGCTTTCCCAACTGAAGAAGGACTTCGAGCCGTTCGAGGTGGCGGCGGTTTGCCAGTGCTCAGGCAACCGGCGGGGCCTGTTCCAGCCTCACGTGCCGGGCGTGGAATGGGGGCCAGGCGCGATGGGCAATGCAAAATGGCGCGGCGCAAGGCTCAGGGACGTACTAGCCAAGGCCGGGATCGGCAAGGACGCCGTGGAGATTGCCTTCGACGGCGCGGACAGACCCGTGATCGCGCAGACGCCGGACTTCGTCAAGAGCATACCGGCATGGAAGGCGATGGAGGAAAGCGCCCTGATCGCCTGGGAAATGAATGGCGCCCCGCTGCCGCACTGGAACGGCTACCCTGCTCGCATCGTCGTGCCCGGCTGGACCGCGACGTACTGGGTCAAGCACATCGTCTCGATCAATGCGCTGGCCAAGCCCCTGTCCGGGTTCTGGATGAACCCCGCCTATCGCATCCCCAAGGGCAAGTTTCCGCAGGTCGACCGCTTTGTCAGCCAGGAAACCGACGTCAACATGCCAATCACTGAGATGGTGGTGAACTCGCTGCTGACGAATCCGCTGCCGGGCCAGCGCATACGGCGCGGCACGGTGCTGGAGGTGAAGGGGATCGCCTGGGACGGCGGTTACGGCATCTATCGCGTGGAAGTTTCGACCGACGGCGGGCGAAGCTGGCAAGCAAGCGAGCTTGGGCCGGAGCATGGGCGCTACGCCTTCCGGCTCTTCAGCCTGCGGTTCACGCCCGGCAAGAGCGGCAAGCTTGCCGTCATGGCCAGGGCCATCAACCGCGCCGGCGCCACCCAGACGTTCGAGCTGATCCACAATCCCGCGGGCTATCACCACAATGTGGTCCAGCGGGTCGAAGTCGAAATCGTGTGA
- a CDS encoding YdbH domain-containing protein, producing the protein MLLSRQYSPTLAFLRRNNVWLIILALLPVWMLLAVVITAFALGVRVQGLGWQGGLELAHWQRLQNGCVQARGERLRITGWRPVTIAVASVSLADCQAGGETPPPPWTPPFDLIVNALSIPGLPPIAVTVRQRDQRWQAWGKYQHSNATATYDRFSGRWSAQGQIQAVDIAPGFLGALTFTGHGLWQASRLDGDLQAQAQQLGHRDQPQRSDMRLEASLAAKRWHLNAELGAPLTLGGDWSLEARQVLRASGNLEGVESLRLDLRAAGPQGTIVLTLDTEGTGVARGQGMLTLAGPSLAGRVPIRWNRQGLELLPASIQLPEGLLLRWPRPLILPLALAGESAISAELQYRDMEVKTVDGRLAWQGAKWNWQGRVDLAGKTAGYDLTGSWQGRIEASGLAGEPASLTVRGPELLLAVSVPVTGLQAPSWTTRAEFNGHYGNALVTGALSARFARGRWEGTVEADSRLPFYARGGGLKLVAPWFGKDGQWYLGTGSRATIAGGLVGTILIKPIAVVATTPLRVGPQGVFGKLEVKAEGIVATRWVLPTVTGKIAFAGQQGRATLRAPAWQSELTFTAELAGRGRNAGVKGMMEIRTPLSASMSRSLGFTLKQGTLNGQGHWQWQDDWRLQGDIFVSGLALDWGGILATGGNGAAHIELHRNGVALTSIGPIMLAELDVGTLVRNIRMTVQSDLTTWHAVDVSADVLGGHMHAPTLQWPSSQLQAVTIGRINLAEVAALQSDPNPTVQLAGRVGGNLPLQLTKDSLALRSGHVSNEGPLLLKVLPSAGVTAIGQSNRAVELALDALSNLAIDEFEARLNMKPDGWLDAAVTIKGQNPQKKSLPIVLNYTHRENVFELLRSLRIGDDISRRVLNQMPAEGSRSDDVEDTP; encoded by the coding sequence ATGCTCCTCTCCCGGCAATATTCTCCAACGCTTGCATTCTTGCGTCGCAACAATGTCTGGCTGATCATCTTGGCGCTGCTGCCAGTGTGGATGTTGTTGGCGGTGGTAATCACGGCATTTGCGCTGGGTGTACGTGTCCAGGGGCTCGGTTGGCAGGGCGGGCTGGAGCTGGCGCATTGGCAAAGACTACAAAACGGCTGCGTGCAGGCCCGCGGCGAACGATTGCGGATCACCGGCTGGCGGCCCGTGACGATCGCCGTAGCCAGCGTGAGCCTGGCCGACTGCCAAGCTGGCGGCGAGACACCCCCTCCCCCATGGACGCCGCCATTCGATCTCATCGTCAATGCACTTTCCATTCCCGGCTTGCCGCCGATAGCGGTCACCGTCCGCCAGCGCGATCAGCGCTGGCAGGCATGGGGAAAGTATCAGCACAGCAATGCGACCGCTACCTATGACCGCTTTTCCGGGCGCTGGAGCGCGCAGGGCCAGATTCAGGCGGTTGACATCGCGCCCGGGTTCCTGGGCGCGCTGACCTTCACGGGACATGGGTTGTGGCAAGCCAGCCGACTGGACGGCGATTTACAGGCGCAGGCGCAACAACTGGGTCATCGTGATCAACCTCAACGGTCCGACATGAGGCTCGAGGCGAGCCTCGCCGCCAAAAGATGGCATTTGAATGCCGAGCTAGGGGCACCGTTGACGCTCGGCGGTGACTGGAGCCTGGAAGCCCGGCAAGTGCTACGGGCCAGCGGCAATCTGGAGGGGGTCGAGTCCCTGCGCCTGGACCTGCGAGCGGCAGGCCCGCAAGGCACCATAGTGCTGACCCTGGATACCGAGGGCACCGGCGTAGCACGCGGCCAGGGCATGCTGACGCTGGCCGGGCCCTCGCTAGCTGGCAGAGTGCCGATTCGCTGGAACCGGCAAGGGTTGGAACTGTTGCCGGCGTCGATACAACTCCCTGAGGGGCTTCTGCTGCGCTGGCCTCGGCCTTTGATACTGCCGCTGGCATTGGCCGGTGAAAGCGCAATCTCGGCCGAGCTTCAGTATCGCGATATGGAAGTCAAAACCGTCGACGGACGGTTAGCCTGGCAGGGAGCCAAGTGGAACTGGCAAGGACGGGTTGACCTGGCAGGCAAAACCGCCGGATACGACCTGACCGGGTCTTGGCAAGGCCGCATCGAAGCCTCCGGGCTGGCGGGGGAACCGGCTAGCCTCACGGTCAGGGGACCAGAGCTGTTGCTGGCAGTGAGCGTGCCGGTGACCGGCTTGCAGGCGCCGAGTTGGACCACGCGCGCGGAGTTCAATGGCCACTATGGCAACGCCCTTGTCACGGGGGCGCTCAGCGCCCGCTTTGCGCGAGGACGCTGGGAAGGTACGGTTGAAGCCGACTCGCGGCTCCCCTTCTACGCGCGGGGCGGGGGGCTGAAGCTCGTCGCGCCCTGGTTTGGCAAGGACGGGCAGTGGTACCTGGGCACTGGCAGTCGCGCAACGATAGCCGGCGGGCTGGTCGGAACGATATTGATCAAGCCGATCGCCGTGGTCGCCACAACGCCTCTGCGCGTCGGGCCCCAAGGCGTATTCGGCAAGCTGGAGGTCAAGGCGGAGGGCATCGTTGCAACCCGCTGGGTACTGCCCACCGTCACTGGGAAAATCGCCTTCGCCGGGCAGCAAGGCAGGGCCACGCTGCGCGCACCGGCCTGGCAATCCGAGCTGACCTTCACAGCAGAGCTGGCTGGCCGCGGAAGGAACGCCGGAGTGAAAGGCATGATGGAGATCAGGACACCGCTGTCTGCATCCATGAGCCGCAGCCTCGGCTTCACCTTGAAGCAAGGCACGCTCAATGGCCAAGGCCACTGGCAGTGGCAGGATGACTGGCGGCTGCAAGGCGACATATTCGTGTCCGGGCTGGCGCTGGACTGGGGAGGCATTCTGGCCACGGGTGGCAATGGGGCAGCGCATATTGAGCTGCACAGAAATGGCGTAGCGCTCACAAGCATCGGCCCGATCATGCTCGCCGAACTGGATGTGGGCACCCTGGTGCGCAATATCCGCATGACGGTCCAATCTGACTTGACCACCTGGCACGCCGTCGATGTTTCCGCCGACGTGCTAGGAGGCCATATGCACGCTCCCACCTTGCAATGGCCGTCCTCTCAGCTTCAGGCCGTGACCATCGGCCGCATCAACCTCGCAGAGGTGGCCGCGCTGCAAAGCGATCCGAACCCGACCGTTCAACTCGCTGGCCGCGTGGGCGGCAATCTGCCACTACAACTGACGAAGGACTCCCTGGCCTTGCGGTCGGGTCACGTGAGCAACGAGGGCCCCTTGCTACTCAAGGTCTTGCCATCTGCCGGGGTCACCGCGATAGGCCAATCCAATCGCGCGGTGGAACTGGCGCTCGATGCTCTGAGCAATCTGGCAATTGACGAATTCGAGGCGCGTCTGAATATGAAACCGGACGGCTGGCTGGACGCCGCGGTCACCATCAAAGGCCAGAACCCGCAGAAGAAGAGCTTGCCAATCGTACTAAACTACACGCACCGGGAGAACGTGTTCGAACTATTGCGCAGCTTGCGCATTGGGGATGATATCTCCCGGCGGGTACTGAACCAGATGCCTGCAGAAGGCTCACGCAGCGATGACGTGGAGGACACGCCATGA
- a CDS encoding YnbE family lipoprotein — MKPVLLVALLTLAACTPRIALEAPKDPITINLNVKIDHEIRLKVEKDVDKLISEDRTLF, encoded by the coding sequence ATGAAACCCGTTTTGCTTGTCGCTTTACTGACGCTGGCCGCCTGCACGCCTCGGATCGCCCTTGAGGCCCCCAAAGACCCGATCACCATCAATCTGAATGTGAAGATTGATCATGAGATTCGCCTCAAGGTAGAAAAAGATGTGGATAAACTCATCAGTGAAGACCGCACATTGTTCTAG
- a CDS encoding YdbL family protein: MKMATRLMAALLLSGSALVMALGLDSAKSQGLVGEQPDGYLGVVKATPDAVELAADINAKRRAAYDAIAKKNGATLEQVAILAGQKAIEKAAPGSFIKTPEGQWIKK, translated from the coding sequence ATGAAAATGGCGACACGATTGATGGCGGCGCTACTGCTGTCTGGCAGTGCGCTGGTCATGGCATTGGGCCTGGATAGTGCCAAGTCACAGGGGCTCGTGGGGGAGCAACCGGATGGTTATCTGGGTGTTGTCAAGGCGACCCCGGACGCAGTGGAGCTTGCCGCGGATATCAATGCGAAGCGCCGCGCGGCGTACGACGCCATTGCCAAGAAGAACGGTGCCACCCTGGAGCAAGTGGCGATCCTGGCGGGACAGAAAGCCATCGAAAAAGCGGCGCCAGGATCCTTCATCAAGACTCCTGAAGGTCAGTGGATAAAAAAGTAG
- a CDS encoding DUF2141 domain-containing protein codes for MIESTDPKALASVADNIPMNRTPKTARYATWFAVLLCSAYPYPAFSQSVHIQILGIRSSTGMVACTLFESPVGFPADYLHSARNIMSVRVKNNQAQCNFEGIPPGTYAIAVAHDENMNGKLDTNGLGIPAEGYGFSNNAVGWLGAPSFSDASFSYDGGNLNLTIRLHY; via the coding sequence ATGATTGAATCAACTGATCCGAAGGCTCTGGCTTCCGTTGCAGACAATATCCCCATGAACCGTACGCCGAAGACGGCTCGATACGCAACATGGTTTGCGGTACTGCTGTGTTCAGCTTATCCATATCCCGCCTTTTCGCAATCGGTTCATATACAGATTCTAGGCATTCGAAGCAGCACAGGCATGGTGGCCTGCACTCTCTTTGAATCGCCAGTCGGATTCCCTGCAGACTATCTGCATTCAGCGAGGAACATCATGTCAGTAAGGGTTAAGAATAATCAAGCGCAATGCAATTTTGAAGGAATTCCGCCGGGAACGTATGCCATAGCCGTCGCACATGATGAGAATATGAACGGCAAGCTGGATACCAACGGGCTTGGCATTCCTGCCGAAGGATATGGTTTTTCAAACAATGCAGTAGGATGGCTCGGCGCACCATCGTTTTCCGACGCCAGCTTCTCCTACGATGGGGGGAACTTGAATTTGACGATTAGATTGCATTACTGA
- the cls gene encoding cardiolipin synthase yields the protein MRSRPDQPVQLGGAHGPLSAQQSKEILSRLKSHSDETNIFDRHLALEAAIVGSPLVVGNKVLLLQDGPATFQAMFAAIRSAKDHINMETYIIEDDAVGNRFADALIEKQAQGVQVNLIYDSVGAINSPKEYFMRLSDSGIKVLEFNPVNPLSAKKGWEVNQRDHRKLLIVDGRIAFLGGINISSVYSSGSFRPQSKRRLDGSPPWRDTHLKVEGPVVREFQKLFLETWGKQKGEPLAPRNYFPQLGNTGTEVVRAIGSSPDEPYSLIYATLLSAIGSAVTSVYLTNAYFVPDPQLLAALKDAASRGVDVKLILPSKTDSWLVFFAGRSFYEELLRSGVKLYERRDVLLHSKTAVIDGVWSTIGSTNLDWRSFLHNDEVNAVVLGQEFGAQMQAMFEVDLAASNPITLEQWNDRSIGMRMKEMTARVWAYWL from the coding sequence ATGAGGAGCCGCCCCGACCAGCCCGTTCAACTCGGGGGCGCGCACGGTCCGCTTTCGGCCCAGCAGAGCAAGGAAATTCTCAGCCGCCTCAAGAGCCACAGCGATGAAACCAACATCTTTGATCGGCATCTGGCGCTCGAAGCGGCCATCGTCGGCAGCCCGTTGGTGGTGGGTAACAAGGTGCTTCTGCTGCAGGACGGTCCGGCCACGTTTCAGGCCATGTTTGCCGCCATCCGCAGTGCGAAAGACCATATCAACATGGAAACCTACATTATCGAAGACGATGCGGTAGGGAATCGCTTTGCCGATGCGCTCATTGAGAAGCAGGCCCAGGGTGTACAGGTGAATCTCATCTACGATAGCGTGGGGGCGATCAACTCACCGAAGGAGTATTTCATGCGCCTTTCCGACAGCGGAATCAAGGTGCTGGAGTTCAATCCGGTCAACCCACTGTCCGCAAAGAAGGGGTGGGAGGTCAATCAACGCGATCACCGCAAACTGTTGATTGTCGATGGTCGGATCGCCTTCCTTGGCGGGATCAATATCAGCAGCGTCTATTCCAGCGGATCCTTCCGGCCCCAATCCAAGCGTCGGCTCGATGGAAGTCCTCCCTGGCGCGATACCCACCTGAAAGTGGAGGGGCCGGTGGTCCGCGAGTTTCAGAAGCTGTTTCTGGAAACGTGGGGTAAGCAAAAAGGGGAACCGCTTGCGCCGAGGAACTATTTTCCACAACTCGGTAATACAGGAACGGAGGTCGTGCGCGCCATCGGCAGTTCGCCTGATGAGCCCTACAGTCTCATCTACGCGACACTGCTCTCGGCAATCGGCAGCGCGGTAACCAGCGTATATTTGACCAACGCATATTTCGTTCCCGACCCGCAGTTGCTAGCCGCGCTCAAGGATGCCGCATCTCGTGGTGTTGATGTCAAACTCATCCTCCCGAGCAAGACCGATTCGTGGCTGGTGTTCTTCGCCGGACGCTCCTTTTACGAAGAGCTGTTGCGCTCCGGCGTAAAGCTCTACGAGCGGCGTGACGTACTGCTGCATTCGAAGACAGCGGTTATCGACGGTGTCTGGTCCACCATCGGATCGACCAACCTCGACTGGCGCAGCTTCTTGCACAACGACGAGGTCAACGCCGTCGTCCTCGGGCAGGAGTTCGGGGCGCAGATGCAAGCCATGTTCGAGGTGGATCTCGCCGCGTCCAATCCCATCACACTTGAACAATGGAACGACCGTTCGATCGGTATGCGTATGAAGGAGATGACCGCGCGCGTGTGGGCTTACTGGTTGTAG
- a CDS encoding BON domain-containing protein, whose protein sequence is MTYLNRLSAFFLTVLMAFSLGCASTPKQEGTGEYVDDTVLTTKVKAAVLNEPTLKSAEINVETFKGVVQLSGFVRSQADASKAVEVARGVKGVKSVKNDMRIK, encoded by the coding sequence ATGACATACCTAAACCGTCTTTCCGCCTTTTTCCTAACCGTCCTGATGGCCTTCTCCCTGGGGTGCGCATCGACGCCCAAGCAAGAAGGGACTGGAGAGTATGTCGACGACACGGTCCTTACCACGAAAGTAAAGGCGGCAGTTTTGAATGAGCCGACCTTGAAGTCCGCCGAAATCAACGTCGAAACCTTCAAAGGTGTTGTCCAACTGAGCGGCTTTGTCAGGTCCCAGGCCGACGCCAGCAAGGCAGTCGAGGTTGCACGTGGCGTCAAGGGGGTGAAGTCGGTCAAGAATGACATGCGGATCAAATGA